TTTCGGTAAGTCCTCCAATAAATGAATTTTTCGAGGCTTTGTAATTTGCTTTCGGTTAAACAAGAAAACAATTCAAATTTCTTCAAGGTTTCCCCTATATTTCTTGTCATTCTGCCCACCTCTTTAGCAAAATCAATTGGCTTATACTTTAGTGTGAACCAGACTTTGTAATGATGGTGCCGGCTTTTCCCTCCAGGGCTTCGTACGCTTTATCCAATGAAGTTATGATAGATTGCCGCTCGGGGTTTGTCCCGGCGAAATGAATGGCGGCCTGTATTTTCGGAAGCATGCTTCCTGCTGCAAATTGCCCTTCCCTAATATAGGTCTCCAGTTCCTGAATTGAAGTGCGGCCAAGTTTGGACTGGTTGTCCTTATTGAAATTGATATAAACATGATCAACAGCCGTTAAAATCATCAGAATATCTGCCCCGACCAGTTCTTCCAGTTTTTGAGCGGCAAAATCTTTGTCAATTACCGCCTCAACACCTTGCAGGCCTTCTGCATATTCAACAACGGGAATTCCCCCGCCTCCAACGGCAATGACAATATGGCCTTCCCTGACTAATGAACTTATGATTTCTTTCTCACGGATGTTAACCGGTCTTGGCGAGGGGACTACCCGTCTCCATCCCCGCCCCGAGTCTTCTTTAAATACAGCCTCCGCATCTTTCATTAGCTGCCTGGCCTCTTCTTCCGTATAAAAAGGGCCTACCGGCTTGGTTGGATTTTTGAAAGCTTTATCCTCTTGATCTATCACTACCCGGGTAATCACGGTTGCTACCTGTTTATTTATTCGGTGTTTTTTTAGTGCTTTCTCAATCGCATTTTCCATCCAATACCCAATCATTCCTTGACTCATGGCACCACAAGTATCCAAAGGCATGGCAGGTGTCGCTGTACTGTCTGCTATCTTCTGCTGTAACAAAAGCGTACCTACTTGCGGGCCGTTTCCATGGGTAATCACAATATCCGCATCGTTCTCCAAAATTTTCACAAGCTGTTCGGCCGTTCTTTCCAGGGCCTCTTGCTGCGCTTGAGCGGAACCATCCCCGGATTGAATAGCATTTCCTCCCAAGGCCACTACTATTTTTCTTCTTGTCATTTCCTTTCCCTCCACATTAAAAAGTCATATTACCCGTCACCAAACCAAAAACCGCGAAAAGTGCCAATGCTACAATTACTGTGGACAAAGCTTTCTCACCCTTGGTAAACACGTGTTCCGTGCCGGATTCCTTTTGAACCTTATAAAAGATAAAAATGCCTGGTGCATACAAGGTCATGGTCAGCAGTAAATAATCCAATCCTGCAGCCAGGACTAACCAAAACCCGTAGATGCTTGCCACCAAACCGATAACCATATTTTTTGTCCGGTCCTGATGCCGGGATTGCCGGCTATACTTGAATTGATAAAATGCTGAAAAGGCATATGGAATCAAAATAGCGGACGATGCAAGAGAGAAGGCAAAGTGGTATGCCTGTTCCGAAACGATAAAGGTTAGCAGAAAAATTTGAATGAGCCCGTTCGTCAGCCACAAAGAGTTTACCGGCGCCTTATTTTTGTTTTCTTTCGCAAACCATTTCGGAAATACACCGTCTTTGGCCGCCAAAAAAGGAATTTCGGATGCCAGCAAGGTCCAGCCCAGCCACGCTCCCAATACAGAGATAACCAGGCCCAGATTGATCAGAACCGCCCCCCATTTGCCGACAACACTTTCAAACAAATAGGCCATTGCCGGGTTTTTTAAACCGGCAACATCCGCCTGCTGCATGATGCCCAGGGATAACAGGGTTATGAAGATATAAATAATTAGTGTTCCAAGCAATCCAATAACCGTAGCCTTGCCAACATCACTCCGGTTTTTTGCACGGCCGGATAAAACAACAGCCCCTTCGACTCCAATAAAGACCCAGAGGGTAACAAGCATTGTAGATTTAACCTGTCCCCCTATCGCTTCCCAGGAAAAAGAACCCGCTTCTCCCCAGAACCCTTCTGTAAAAATATCTATATGAAATGCAAAGACAGCAGCTATAATAAAGACAAAGATAGGAACTAATTTAGCAATTGTTGTGACTAAATTCACAAGTGCAGCCGACTGAATCCCGCGTAAAATCAAAAGATGAACGCACCATAATAAAAGACTCGCCCCAATAATTGACGCTACATTTTGACCGCCTTCGAAAACGGGAAAAAAATAACCTAAAGACGAAAATAACAAAGTGCCATAGGCAACATTTCCAAGCCAGGCTGACAACCAGTATCCCCATGCACTGTTAAATCCGATAAAATCACCAAAGCCTGCTTTGGCGTAACTGAAAATACCGCCATCCAGATCCGGTCTTTTCATAGTTAAGTTTTGAAAGGATAGTCCTAAAGCAATCATCCCGATCCCCGTTATGATCCAGCCGATTATAATGGCTCCTGCTCCCGCTCCTTTAGCCATATCACTCGCCAGGTTAAATGCACCCCCCCCTATCATGGAACCCACGACAAGGGCAATTAAAGAAAAAAGGCCTAATTTCTTCTCTTCCCCCATAACGTTCACCTCTCCTTTTTGGCTGTATTGGCCTGCTCCGTTTGCCGGGAAAATCAGAACAAGGGAGGAGGACTGTTCCTCCCCCCAAAGTGATTTCTAATCCAAATCTCCTAAAGTGGCTGCCATTACAGCTTTAATGGTGTGCATTCTATTCTCGGCTTGTTCAAAAACTTTGGAATGCCTGCTGCGGAATACTTCGTCTGTTACTTCCATTTCCTTTATTCCGTATTTTTCGTAGGCTTCACGGCCATAATCCGTTTCAGTATCATGAAAAGAAGGCAAGCAATGTAAAAACATGACATCTTTATTTCCTGTCTTCCGAAGCATTTCCGTATTTACCTGGTAAGGTTTAAGGAGCTTCACCCGTTCCGCAAATTTGTCTTCTTCCCCCATGGATACCCATACATCTGTATAAATCACATCTGCTTCCGGAACTGCTTCCTCTATGCTGCTGCTTACCATTATCCGGCCGTTGTATTGCTTGGCCATATCTATGATTTCTTGATCGGGGAAAAGGGATTCCGGGGAACAAATGCGCACTTCCATACCAACAATGGCGCCACCGATTAATAAACTGTTAGCGACATTGTTTCGCCCATCCCCAACATAAACAAGCTTTACTCCTTTTAAGTGCCCGGTGTGTTCTTTTATGGTCAACAGATCAGCAAGAGTCTGAGTCGGGTGCCATCTGTCTGTTAACCCGTTCCATACAGGTACGCCGGAATATTTGGCCAGAGCTTCCACTTTGGAATGTTCAAAACCGCGGAATTCAATGGCATCGAACATGCTGCCAAGTACTTTTGCCGTATCTTCAATAGACTCTTTCTTGCCTAATTGAATGTCATTCTTGCCCAGATACTCAGGATGCGCACCCAAATCAGTGCTCGCCACGGTGAATGCGCATCTTGTCCGCGTAGATGTTTTTTCAAATAATAGTGCAATATTTTTTCCTTGCAAATAACGGTGCGGAATGCCTTTTTTCTTTTTTTCTTTCAATTCTTCCGCCAAATCAAGAAAATATAGAAGCTCTTCCTCGGTGAAATCCTTTTCTGCCAGAAAGCTTTTTCCTTTTAAAGCCTGTTGTTTCCCTAACATGTTTATTCCTACTTTCTTTATTTGTTCTGAATATCTTTTCTGACAATCGGCATGCTCATACAACGGGGGCCCCCACGGCCACGTGATAATTCCGAACTCGGCACTTCTATCACTTCTATCCCATGTTCACGCAATAAAGCGTTCGATACATAGTTACGGTCATATGTAACAACCACACCCGGTGCGATAGCCAATGTATTGGAGCCATCGTTCCACTGTTCGCGGGCTGAAGCAATGGCATCGCCTCCCCCGCATGGAATCAGGGTTAATTCATCCAGGCTCAAAGCTTCTTTTAAAGCCTTGGTTAAGCATGTGCAGCGCGTGATTTGCAGACTTTCCTCATCTGCCCCTTTTTCCAATATAAAAATATTCATATCTCCTTCCGGTCTTTGAATAGCCGGATGAATTGTGAATTTGCCGTAATCAACCATTGTAAAGACGGTATCCAAATGCATGAATGCACGGCATTTCGGAATTTCTATGGCCAATACTTTCCGGATACGGTCTTGACGGCTGAACAAATTTTTCGCCAGGCGCTCAATGGCTTTGGCAGAAGTACGGGCAGATACTCCAATTGCAATAACTTCATCATTTAAAAGCAGTTCGTCCCCGCCCTCAATTGGAAACTCATAATCACGGTCGAGCCAGACCGGCACATCATGATCTTTAAAACGCGGGTGATACCTCATAATATATTGCATAAATAAGGATTCCCGCCGCCTGGCCGGCTCTCTCATTTTATTTATTGATAATCCGTCGCCAATCGCTGCTGCAGGATCACGGGTAAAGTAAAGGTTTGGCATCGGATCAAGATAAAACGGGTAATGATCCAGTTGAGTCCGTATAATTGTGTAAAAAGCTAGGTTCCAAAAAATGAAAGGAGCCATATTCATAGCCCTCAGTTAGAATAATGTTGGGACACAAAATTCTAAATATACGAGGTGTTATGAAATGGCTCAATACCAGATTAACGTAGATTCGCAGCTTTTGCATCAACTATTTTTGGGAAATTCTCAGGATGCGGGTGTAGCCAAGCTGCTCGAGTCTGTACTGAACCAAGTCTTACAAGCACAGGTGAGTGAACAAGTGGAAGCAGATCGTTATGAACGAACAGAGAATCGAAAAGCGTACCGGAATGGATCGTATCCACATGGGCTGCATACGCGGGTGGGAACCATTACACTAAGTGTTCCGCGCATCCGTGGCGGGAAGTTCACGACAGAGCTCTTTAGTCGTTACCAGAGAAGTGAACAAGCGTTAATCTTAGCGATGATGGAAATGGTCGTAAACGGCGTCTCTACGCGTAAAGTCTCGCAAGTAACCGAAGAACTCTGCGGAACCGAGTTTTCTAAATCCACTGTTTCAGACCTTTGTAAGCGGCTGGATCCCATCGTAACTGCTTGGAATAATCGAAGCCTGGCAGACAGCCTCTTTCCGTTTGTTCTCGTAGATGCGATGTATCTCAAGGTCCGTGAAGACGGTCGTGTACGCTCACGAGGCATCATGATTGCCATTGGTGTAAACACCGAGGGCTATCGTGAAGTCCTTGGCCTGATGCTGGGTGACACAGAATCTGAAGCAAGCTGGAGTGAGTTTTTCAGCTCTCTAAAAGGACGTGGATTACGAGGTGTGGATCTCATTACCTCCGACGATCATGGCGGCCTTGTACGCGCGGTACGGCAGCAGCTGCAAGGGGTAACATGGCAGCGATGCCAGACTCACTTCACGCGAAATGTATTAGAAGCCTCACCCAAAGCCTTGAAGGATGAGATCCATGGCCGTCTACGGTCGATTCTAGATGCTCCTGATACTGGAACGGCAAGGTTTTTATTAAAACAGACCTTAGCGGCTTATGAAGATAAGGCGGGTAAGGCGATGGGCGTGCTGGAAAGCGGATTTGACGATGCTACCGCCGTCTTAATGCTGCCAGAGCGTTACCGAAAACGGCTGCGCACGACAAATAGCGTTGAGCGTCTCAACGAAGAGGTTAGACGCCGGGAACGTGTCATTCGCATCTTCCCAAACCGTGAATCCGTGATTCGTCTTATTGGTGCTCTATTGATGGAACAGGATGAAAAATGGGCAGCCGGCAAGAAATATCTCGACATGACCGAGTACATGGAATGGCGGAAGGATCGGCCAAAGTCCGATGCCAAAGTGACTCGCATTATGTAGCACAGTCTAGCTGAGGGAATTTACACACAAATTTGGACTTGATCCAAACAATGTAGGATTTGTTTCAAGTACATCGATAAAATCTGCAAGTATCGCTTTTACATGAGCCTCAATATTTGCGCACATGGAGTCCTTTTTCTCGAAATTGTGATCCGTGGCGCATTGCTGGAAGCAGATATTGCAAAATCTTGTTACATTACAGTCAGTACAGTTCTGGCACACACTCTTTTTGAAATTATTAATAATACATGCAATTTTTCCATAATCGATACCTTGTTCAATATTTCCTATGGCATGATGAGTATTTATTTTCTCGCACATATGGTAGTTGCCGTCTATATTTACATAAATTTTTTCTCCTGGAATACAGGAAGCAGTAAAGGGAAGCAGATCCGGTCTTTTTTCGTTCATCATGGGGTGAAATGCCAATTCCGAATAATTCATGCCGATAAGAGAATACAGGAATGAATCCTTCCGTATCTTGTTGCTTTCCGTCAGATTTAGAAAGATC
This Paenibacillus larvae subsp. larvae DNA region includes the following protein-coding sequences:
- the arcC gene encoding carbamate kinase, whose translation is MTRRKIVVALGGNAIQSGDGSAQAQQEALERTAEQLVKILENDADIVITHGNGPQVGTLLLQQKIADSTATPAMPLDTCGAMSQGMIGYWMENAIEKALKKHRINKQVATVITRVVIDQEDKAFKNPTKPVGPFYTEEEARQLMKDAEAVFKEDSGRGWRRVVPSPRPVNIREKEIISSLVREGHIVIAVGGGGIPVVEYAEGLQGVEAVIDKDFAAQKLEELVGADILMILTAVDHVYINFNKDNQSKLGRTSIQELETYIREGQFAAGSMLPKIQAAIHFAGTNPERQSIITSLDKAYEALEGKAGTIITKSGSH
- the arcD gene encoding arginine-ornithine antiporter; translated protein: MGEEKKLGLFSLIALVVGSMIGGGAFNLASDMAKGAGAGAIIIGWIITGIGMIALGLSFQNLTMKRPDLDGGIFSYAKAGFGDFIGFNSAWGYWLSAWLGNVAYGTLLFSSLGYFFPVFEGGQNVASIIGASLLLWCVHLLILRGIQSAALVNLVTTIAKLVPIFVFIIAAVFAFHIDIFTEGFWGEAGSFSWEAIGGQVKSTMLVTLWVFIGVEGAVVLSGRAKNRSDVGKATVIGLLGTLIIYIFITLLSLGIMQQADVAGLKNPAMAYLFESVVGKWGAVLINLGLVISVLGAWLGWTLLASEIPFLAAKDGVFPKWFAKENKNKAPVNSLWLTNGLIQIFLLTFIVSEQAYHFAFSLASSAILIPYAFSAFYQFKYSRQSRHQDRTKNMVIGLVASIYGFWLVLAAGLDYLLLTMTLYAPGIFIFYKVQKESGTEHVFTKGEKALSTVIVALALFAVFGLVTGNMTF
- the argF gene encoding ornithine carbamoyltransferase gives rise to the protein MLGKQQALKGKSFLAEKDFTEEELLYFLDLAEELKEKKKKGIPHRYLQGKNIALLFEKTSTRTRCAFTVASTDLGAHPEYLGKNDIQLGKKESIEDTAKVLGSMFDAIEFRGFEHSKVEALAKYSGVPVWNGLTDRWHPTQTLADLLTIKEHTGHLKGVKLVYVGDGRNNVANSLLIGGAIVGMEVRICSPESLFPDQEIIDMAKQYNGRIMVSSSIEEAVPEADVIYTDVWVSMGEEDKFAERVKLLKPYQVNTEMLRKTGNKDVMFLHCLPSFHDTETDYGREAYEKYGIKEMEVTDEVFRSRHSKVFEQAENRMHTIKAVMAATLGDLD
- a CDS encoding IS256 family transposase: MAQYQINVDSQLLHQLFLGNSQDAGVAKLLESVLNQVLQAQVSEQVEADRYERTENRKAYRNGSYPHGLHTRVGTITLSVPRIRGGKFTTELFSRYQRSEQALILAMMEMVVNGVSTRKVSQVTEELCGTEFSKSTVSDLCKRLDPIVTAWNNRSLADSLFPFVLVDAMYLKVREDGRVRSRGIMIAIGVNTEGYREVLGLMLGDTESEASWSEFFSSLKGRGLRGVDLITSDDHGGLVRAVRQQLQGVTWQRCQTHFTRNVLEASPKALKDEIHGRLRSILDAPDTGTARFLLKQTLAAYEDKAGKAMGVLESGFDDATAVLMLPERYRKRLRTTNSVERLNEEVRRRERVIRIFPNRESVIRLIGALLMEQDEKWAAGKKYLDMTEYMEWRKDRPKSDAKVTRIM